The nucleotide sequence ACTGGATGTCCCTTCTTCCCGCAGAGCTGCTGGATGTCCCGCTGTGGAACCTGGCCATACCCGGTAAAACAGAAACACTTCCTTTTTCTatttaatgtttttatgaaaatgTACCAGTTCTTTTTATATGAGAAGTCCAATTTATTTTCATGTCATATGACCATGACCCAATTACTCAGAcgataggacacacctcttagATTTGAGTACACAGCTGTtttattctatttctatttGATGTATTATCTGCATGAAAAACAACCtataacaatgctatttgtatAGGTTTTGATTTAGAtaattactttgcagattcagagcattaatacaaaatataaatccaGTAACTTGTTATGATATATTATTATAGCAGGTTACCCAGCAGTATACTATCAGTTATgttccacctttaccagctgcaacataAGGTGTTTTACATATTAATCCATCACTTATTATAATGCAATAATATAGGCCTGGTATTCTGCATACTGAGCCCAAAACACAGCAGAatcttcatttaaatattgatatATAAAGTAGAAGAAGCACTTAAATCCACTAAAAAATAAGTATTTCTCATGAGTGTATTAATAACATCTGTTTTTTAGCTGGAGTCACTGGGGACACATATATTTTGCGCATTTCTGAAAACGTACCGGGCAATAAACTAGATTCTGATTCTGACTAACTGAAAGGATCTTCTAATACTTTTACTCAGGTACTTTAATGGAGTATGTCTACACTGTTAATACTACTGTCACTTTAAAGAGTACTTTCCACTCTGCTTTGGGGCATATTGTTGATTTCTGCCCTCCGTCTCTGACCACAGGGAGCCATGACAGCATGTCTTTCTGCCTGGACGTCTCCTCTCCTGTCCTGAAATCAGAGCCCCGCCTCCTCAGAGTGATTGACATGCTGTTTCCCTGCTGGACTCGACCCTGCATCTACCGCTGGGCCACCACACAGGTAGAGATGTACTGTATGTGACACGTACAATCATTGAGGCCTGCCCTTCAGGATTTGAAGGGAGACAATCTGATGGTGCGTTCAGGTGGCTTTCCACAACTTGTAAAGTCAAACATTTCCAGGTTTTTTCCCCCCTGTATGTGCTCAAAGTCACTGGCAGCAAACTGAAAGGCCTCTTTACAAAGATTACTGAAGTAGAGGTACACAATTAATAAAGTACTGCAGCACAAACACCCTAGTGAGGATTGTATTGCTATATTATATAAGATATGATTTCTACATGTTTACCTGGAACTACTTTTCTGAACAACACATtatgtaaaaagaaaaaaacaactctgctctatttaatttaattgtttTTGCAGAAGTCTGAGAACTATTTTCACGGAAAATGTCATCTGCTctatgtacactgaacaaagatataaacgcaacacttttgtttttgctcccatttttcatgagatgaactcaatgatctaaaacattttctatatacacaaaataaccatttctctcaaatattgttcacaaatctgaaagaatgtgtgatagtgagcacttctcctttgccgagataatccatcccacctcacaggtgtggcatatcaagatgctgattagacatcatgattattgcacaggtgtgccttaggctggccacaataaaaggccactctgaaatgtgcagttttgctttattgggggggtctgggggggttccgaaaaccagtcagtatctggtgtgagggttaggattaggggtagggttagggttagggtaatgttgtgaattgagtggcccgtggtggtggggttatggtatgggcactttgggcaggcgtatgttgtGGACGacaaacacaggccactcgattcacaacattaccctaaccctacccctcacaccagatactgactggttttcggacccccccagacccccccaataaagcaaaactgcacgtttcagagtggccttttattgtggccagcctaaggcacacctgtgcaataatcatgctgtctaatcagcatcttgatatgccacacctgtgaggtgggatggattatctcggcaaaggagaagtgctcactatcacacattttttcagatttgtgaacgatatttgagagaaatggttattttgtgtatatagaaaatgttttagatctttgagttcatctcatgaaaaatgggagcaaaaacaaaagtgttgcgtttatatttttgttcagtgtaattcGAATTGATTAGATTATTATGGCTTAATGCTGGTAGTTAATGTTTACTAGGAAACATATATATGCTCTGTTTATTCAGATGTACCAGATACCTAATAGTACAACGGGAAGAATTTATTTACTCGAGAGTTTGATTTAATTGAGTAATTATTTTGAATCAGGAAATACTCATGTCTTAAAGTAATTGGATTTAGGCTATCTCTCTAATTgagaaacacatgcacattttCCCCAGTAAaacaactttcttttgaattcTGAAATATTTCTGATGATACATTAGTTTACACAATGAAATGTGAATAAAGGTGTGTTCAGATATAGCTTTTTATGTTTCAAAAGCACCTCATAAATTGTATTTTCTACAAAGAAAAGCTGTGAaatgcattggattatcatacATTTGACATTGATTCCCTTTTGTCTTCTTCCCCGTGTGTGTAGCAGTCGGTCCTGAGTGATCAGTGTGATCTGGGAATTCGTTTCTTTGACCTGCGGATCGCCAGGAAGCCAGCAGGAGGTGGGAAACTGTTTTTCGCCCATGGCATTTACACACTGATCACTGTGAAGGTACACACACTCAGTCTCAGGTTTGAATGGGGtttacattaaaaacatcaTCGATGAAAATGAGTGAATACAAAATATGTGTGTGCAGGAGGCCCTGGGGGAACTGGCTACCTGGTTAGACACTCATCCGAAAGAGATCATCATCATTGCCTGCTCTCATTTCGAGTCACTGACCGATGAAGATCACTGCCAGCTTGCAGATTACATCATCTCCCTGTTTGGAAAGAGACTATGCTCTTCAGAGGTAACACAGTTGTCATTTTTCTAAATAAGATTATCAAATACTTTTATAAATATCAAATATATTCTTCTTTTAGCCTTACAAATGTGTTTTTGCTGACTAATACAAGTGTACATTGGGTATACTTAGATTTATAACCGCTCAAACATTTCACAGacttaataatacattttttgaatATATGGTTtttgaataatatatgtttatttgCAGGACATTCCCACCTTGCGTTCCTGTTGGTGTAGAGGTCAGCAGGTTGTAGTTTCCTATGATGACCAGCAGATGGTGCTGCAGCACCCTGAGCTGTGGACTGGGATACCTTACTGGTAAATAAATCCgaagaggcgaagtcccgcccttctacttccgacccatgggaccttatttcggaaaaattatgtattgaagtcaataggGAGAgaacttatctttcgatcccgtttgaattgtgccacgaattacacatatgatgtttgtcaatcttaaaaaatcatttccatgtcaaaaaaggcacattttgtcgtaaaacggttgaaatataagactaagaaaaatactagaaagactacaaatcccagaatccccttgtgtgtatgcccagctctcaacatgcccagacttgtagttcacctcttttaatactttccgtctcattctgaaagaaagaagtgaaatgtgccaacgggacggccgtcttggtatgtggtgcgagaccagagatgtagttcattgagcggtttcacacaaaaaaagtgttacttcacagttttacgacacatttgtatttttttgacttgcaaaattatcttttaaattgacaaacatcatatgtgtaattcgtggcacaattcaaacgggatcgaaagatcatctttctctcgccattgacttcaatacatagtttttccgaaataaggtcccatggagctcccccggaaagggagggacttcgcctctcaatACAAATCTCTAATTGTTCTTTATTAGATACATGCATTTATGTAGTTTTGCTGATTTAGGTTGCCAAATGACCTCCTACAAATCATTTTGGCTGTAGACTTCTCTCCACTATGAATTTTAGCTGTAAATTAGAAAAAACATGAAACTGACTCTGTCTCTTGTTCAGGTATGCCGACAGTTCGGACCCTAAGAAAGTGATCGCCTATCTGGAGGagcagaaacacagaggaagaCCAGGTAGGCTGGAGAGGAAGATATATATTACTCTAAAAATAAACTTTGTTTGAAGTAAAAAGTGGCACCTGTGTTAAATACTGATGTATTCATATTTCAATATTCCTTTTATGTGATGAGACCACCTTAATACCTCACATACTGTTGAGTAATTCAATCTATAAccattatttaaatattaaataaatgtgcaGATTATTTTCTCAATGAATCGTCTACTCTATAAAACATCACAGTATAGAACATGTCCATCCAAGGGTTTCAAAGTCCAAAgtgatgtctttaaatgtcttgttttcaTCAGTTCAAACccaaaggcatttatttttccTGCTGGTCTTCTTCTCAATTAGTCAACTATAGTTTTATTACTTGACTGTATTTATGATCCCTAttaataataaatgtattttttcctGGGGTCCACACAAAGACAAGACATTTTAAACATCATATTCTCATCAGTCCACAATGTCAACAAAGCAAAGTAAAAGAATAGATGTCCCTCACATTCATGTCACATACGAGTAAAAAGCAATATATTCAAAATAATAACAAGTGGAATAAAATTGAAAAACTCATGTACTTAACTTTTTGATATTTATCTGTCTGCTTTTCTCACAGATGGTTTCTACGTCAGCGGGCTGAACCTGACAGAAGACGCTGCGTACATCCTGCTGCACCCCTTACAGGACATGAGGACCCTGACCCTGAGagctctctctctgctgctccgcTGGGCGAGCGAGCAGCAGCCGGGGGGCGGGGCGGGGGGGCTCAACGTCCTCTGTTGTGACTTCGTGGACGTCAGTCACTTCTGCTCGCTGGTGATCCGCCTGAACTACAAGAAAGTGCTCGCTGCTCCTCGTGCCGTCTGTACTGTGCCGAGAGCAACAGCAGAAAGCATTGGCTGTTGCCATAGCAACCAGGCTGGACATCCAACATAGGAACTCTTGGAAGTCAGCATTTATTATCTTGTGGCTTTTTCCTCAGTGAAAGTGCCAATTACTGTGAATACTGTCACTTGTAAACGTGTCACTCTTACCTCTTGTACACAGGTTCATGTATTGTTTTCAGATTGTACATTTGAAATTTGTACATACTTTTTCTGTTTGCATGCTATTTGGGAGTATTAACCTATGtacattatataaataaaagctTTATATATTGTTGTACTATTGCTGCAGCTCTCCTATTTAATGATCTTGGATATCACGTGGTATCATATTTAAATCCCGTTACAATTTCAGTATTTTATGACGTGTTCATTGGGGATGGGAATTGGAAAGCAAATTTATATTCGAATAGTCGACCCccaaaaaaacggttaaccgattTTACATATcctgtaaaaaaaagttgtaataataaatacattttcaaataaatatAGAAACCAAACCAAGTTTTCTTTGATATCTTTCTCAAGATATTTAAaatggcactgtcgtatacatttaattagataatatgtaatcaactgaGGCACCCCTCCAATCAaaataaatgcataaataaaataaaatattcataactcatattcgaataccagaataatttcgaatatttgattaatcgttcccatccctagtgtTCATACAATTTCCTCCATTACTGACTATCTACATTCAAAATAATTGAAACAATTGCAGTTTTCCTGAAGTTGTAGTTCTATTGCTGTATAAAACTGCTTCAGCAAATCACTAAAACCCCCACTATTGAGCCGACATCAATCCATGGAATGGTTTCTGGAGTCAGGCAGGCTGCCGGTCACATGAGGACACAGGTAGCTCTTCACTAACGAACAAACGAGACGCAGCTGTGCAGGCAGCTGGCCCGCGACAGGAAGACGACGAACAGACAGGAATATGACAGACGGCACCGCAGAAAATCTGAGTGAGAGAGACAGGACGCATCAAATTCTGTTTCCTCGCAGAGAAGGAGACAACACTCACACTTTCCACACAGGTTTATTCAAGCAGATGCTGCATTTTAAAAAGGATGCTCATCAACACAAAGTAAAAAAACAGATAATAATGATCTTACTGCAGTTGTTAAGGCACGTGGAAACGTCACTTTATTGTCTACTTTATGCGGAAACTAATGAAAGGCTGTGTTGGAAGTCTAACCGCAGTGTGCTGTCAGCTAGCTGCAGAGCATTCACTGTTTgtgaacaaataaaaacaaatggaGGAATGAAAAGCAACAGTGCATAGACAAACAGTTATGGCTGAATCCTGTCCAGATATCTGTAGGTATTTGTTTGCATACTTCCTGCACAAACTTTGAATCagaggaaatgtgtgtgtaaggCTGCACATCTTATGGGtatatttggaaatgttattattCACACACTATACTAGAAAATGCACggtttataaaaaataaatatcccTTTGTTACTGCTAAAAATACGGAAACATCTTCCCATGTAAGACAGTCACAACATAAAAAAGACTATTACTGAAGTGCTATGGGTTACAGGTTATATCAGTGTAAAAGAAAGGAAGTTAAACATTTTTAATAAACAATAACTCAGGTTTATGTTGGACGCTGAAATGTGTGGATGACTGCACCGATACCCacctgagtatttccattttccaCTCTAGCACcgacatatactgtatataaagagTAAACGTGCAATTAAAGCCACAGGAGACGTTGTTTTAAATCATTATTAGCACTGCTCTTCAGGTATTAGGGTTGTAAATATGAAGAAGAAAGGGACACATGAAATCTACCTGTCGAAATGTAACTCACACAGACGTACTTTCTACGCATGATCACAGTGGTTTATCCCTTTTCTGATACATTTATTTCCCTTTTATCGATAAAAAAGAGGGGGGTGATGTTGTGTGACGTATCTGGCAAGAGATATTAATTATAACATTTCCCCTTGTTGAGGAAatattataaaaatgtaattattcgTACCATTTCCTGAAAAACAGCTAACCTACAAGCTTTGAAAAATCACAAAAGTTGTTTAGCATCAaagcttttaaaaataatattcaaatatcCTTAAAGATTGCTTCtggataaaaaatgttttacgttTAAGACCCTGTTATTCATAAAGGAATCTAACatgtatataatacattattttttgtCGTATATATATTGGACAAGAAAATGGGTTTTCATCTTTAATTATGAAAGCAATGTTGTTTATTGAGCATTTAATTGAATGTTTTTCCATCTAAATGGCTAGAAGAGTCTTTGAGGATTTTTGAAAGTTCTTTAAAAGACCATAAAATGATGTTGAATCGTACATTTTTTGGTAATAAACACATCTTTTTGTATGTAATGGTATTACACAAGAGGCAGGCTGTTACCCTGGCACTTTGGATAAGCCTATCTATAAACAGTATTGGGACTACTTTCTAAGAAGTAAATTGTCTCTATAAAATCAGCCTGTGTGTTCTTAAGTATAAAGCACCAAGCGTCAACATTTATATCAGCATTTAAGCGATTGCTAGCTTCAAAGTGGAAAAGAACCATTCACAGACAAGCGAGCGTCCCTGCTGGAAACACACTGTTGCCTTGTGTACTTCCAATATGGCTGCCGCAGGGTGTGTTACTGTATATATCCTGAGtttaaacaaagggtcaacaTGTGGGAGGGTCCTGTATAGCACCATATGGGAATGGCTTACAAACAAACTAATTATTCATAAGAGGAAAACATATTTACAACATACTGAAAAGTATGGACAAAAGCATGGCTTCGGGAGgtgtccagtgtgtgtgtgtgtgtgtgtgtgtgtgtgtgtgtgtgtgtgtgtgtgtgtgtgtgtgtgtgtgtgtgtgtgtgtgtgtgtgtgtgtgtgtgtgtgtgtgtgtgtgtgtgtgtgtgtgtgtgtgtgtgtgtgtgtgtgtgtttatctctTGGCCTGGCCGATGTAGCTGTTCTCGATGCACAGCACCACGTAGGAGCCGGAGCAGCTGCTGGGGGTCTGCTGCAGCAGGTTGCCGCTCCGCAGCTCCGCCGCCGTGCCGCTCAGCGCCCGCTCGCCCACCCGCCAGCCCTCACAGATGCTGTCCACCTGACCCCTCCCCGCAGCGTTCGACCCGTGCCACAGCATCTTCTCCGGCCTGGGAAACATGGGGAAAGAGGACATTTTAGAACCTGAAGAGCAGTgtaaataattattttaaacTAGGTTTCCTGTGGCTTTAATTCCACATTTACTCTGATATATATTATTTGTTGTTGATAGAGTGGGACATGGAGTAATTAAAATACGAGTATTGGTGCAGTCATCCACACACCTTAGCGTCCAAGTGAATTTGTGTCTAATTTTGATTACTGCATACCAACAAAATTCCGTTAAGGTGGTTTGGGGATGATTTTTGTCTCACCATGTGCTGTCGTTGAGGACGTCTTTGCCATCGAAGGAGTATATCGGCACGTTGTCCTTCATCCTGCCCTCATTAAACATGGCGTCCCAGCTGTCATACAGAACCTCGTCCTGATGAAGGTGACACAAACAAATCAGTGCAAAGATCTGGTGAAGAATATAGAACTGGTGGGCAGATAGTCAGATTATTACAATTGTTATGATCAATATGTAGATAACGATTGGAAATAGTTTTTAGGGATCGATTATTTGTATTGCACTTTCACATAAAAGTTCTGCTTTTACTTCCATGTGCTGCTACAACTCTTTGCATCAAAATAGGACAAAAAAAATCACACGTTTCCAGTCATTTCATCTTTGATTAAAATAACCCTCTTCTGTTTCTAGCTTCATATCAACATGCAGACATGAGACCTTCTTATTGGACCCTTGGGAAGAAACCCTCTGCTGGCTACCTTCAGGTTGACTATGGGCAGGTGGTCCCTGTCGCTCCGGCGCACGATGCTATGCAGGTCCTGCAGTTTGGCGGAGAGGAAGGCCCGGAAAGTTCCCTTCATCCCGATGGCCTGAGCCTGGGTGAAGCACTGGTAGTCTGCTCCGCGGATCCCCCGCATGGAGCCGGAGTGGGGGCTGTTCAGGGCGATGAGGTGGAGCTGGGGAACACCAACATGTCCAGTATTcatatttcatttcattcaaAAACTTTAGCGGAGATGTGAGCAAATGTTGTCACGGTAAATACACATTTTTACATATTATTTTATATACTGTTCAATGTGCACATGTTTAATTTGTGTTACTATATAAATattgttatttaatttttttattattttgttatagtctatttttattttatcttttattgCACCATTTTTCTTTAACTTCTTATGGTTTTaagaaatatttttatttttatttgatttaacctCTTGTGCTTATATGAATATTGTTGTACTATTTTATCTTTGTAATGCacactttctttttttacttaaccatttctttttatataaatatagtcttttaataaaataatttactgcacatt is from Pseudochaenichthys georgianus chromosome 2, fPseGeo1.2, whole genome shotgun sequence and encodes:
- the LOC117456982 gene encoding PI-PLC X domain-containing protein 1, with translation MEDEERLQLGGNPDWMSLLPAELLDVPLWNLAIPGSHDSMSFCLDVSSPVLKSEPRLLRVIDMLFPCWTRPCIYRWATTQQSVLSDQCDLGIRFFDLRIARKPAGGGKLFFAHGIYTLITVKEALGELATWLDTHPKEIIIIACSHFESLTDEDHCQLADYIISLFGKRLCSSEDIPTLRSCWCRGQQVVVSYDDQQMVLQHPELWTGIPYWYADSSDPKKVIAYLEEQKHRGRPDGFYVSGLNLTEDAAYILLHPLQDMRTLTLRALSLLLRWASEQQPGGGAGGLNVLCCDFVDVSHFCSLVIRLNYKKVLAAPRAVCTVPRATAESIGCCHSNQAGHPT